The region GCACCGCGACACCCTGACCATGACGGTCACGGCCACCATCGCCGGCGCGATCTCCGCCCTGGCCAATATCGCGTTCTTCTTTGGCGGCGATCGCGACCGGCCCATGGGCATGATCGGCTCGATCCTCCTGGCCATTCTGGCGCCTATCGCCGCGGCCCTCGTTCAGATGGCCATCAGCCGAGGCCGCGAATACGAAGCCGACCGCGGTGGAGCGGAGATCAGCGGCGATCCTCGGGCCCTGGCCGACGCGCTCAGCAAGATCGACGCCTATGCCCGCGGTGGAATGGTCAATGAGACCGCCGAGCGAAACCCGGCCACTGGCCAGATGTTCATCATCAACCCGCTGGCCGGCGAAGGCGCCGACAACCTGTTCTCGACCCATCCGGCCACCCGCAACCGCGTCGCCGCCCTGATGCAGCTGGAGGGCGGCGCCCCGCCCCGGACTGCCCGCACATCCGCGCCGTCGCCGGCCGGGCATCGCGGCACGAGCGTTCCTGTCACCCGCAAGAGCCCCTGGAACTAGATCACCAGCGGCGAAGCCGGGCCACCCGCTCGGCGAACGCCTCGTGGTCTTCGTATCCGCCGTCCTCAGGCAGGGCCGCGGCGAGCGAGGCTGCTTCCAGCATCCAGCGCTTGGCCTGGGTGTAACGTTCGGTATCGGCGTGCCGCGCCACATCCCAGATCAAGGCCCGCAACAGCAGCGTGGCCGCCAGTGGGTAGCGCCCTTCCAGCGCGCGGGCGGCGCGTTCCAGCAACTCCGACTTGTCGCCCGCTAGCTGGTCCCCCCGCTCGGCGACCAGTCGTGCGGCCAAGTCCAGCCGTGGCCAATCGACGAGCAGCGCCAGGGCGCCATGGACATCGCGGTGTTCCAGCGCCAGGTCCATGGCCTTGTCTTCGGCCTCCACGTCGTCGAACCCATCCAAACGCCGCAGGTAGGCGCGAAGAGCGTTTGGGTTCAGGTCACGCTCGAAGCTGGTCCATCGCGCCGCCTGAGCGCCTTCAGCGTCACCGAGCGCCTCCATCACTTCGATCTGGACCTGCGTCCAGTCCATTGCGCCGGGATCGCCGGCGCTGGCCCGATCTGGCTCGGATCGTTCCAGGGCCTTGCGCGCCTCCTCCATCCGTCCCGCGCCGAGCAGACGCCTGGCGATTTCGGCGCCGACCGGCGGCAGAACGGCTTCCGACGTCGTGAACAGAGCGATGAAGCCGTCAACGTCTCCTTGCGCATCGGCCAGGATCTGCGCGCCCACCCGCCAGGCGCGCGGTGCGCCTCGCCCCTTGGAGACCGTCTCCAGCCGATTTCGAAGGTCGACCAGGGGTTGGCCATGCAGGGCTGGCGCCGTGGCCCGAAGCAAGGGCAGCGACAGCCCCGGTGGAGCGTAGCGCACGATCTCGAACAGCCGGTCCGCCAAGCTGGATGCATCGACTAGGGCGGCTCTGGGCGCGATCTCGGCGGCGTCGGTCACCGCTTCTGAAAAGACTTCTTCAAGCTCGCCCTTGGTGTCCTTGATCCGGCTGGCGAGGCTCGCCGACAGGCCTACGAGGCGCACGATGAGGTCGAGAGCCAGGTTCGCGTCCAGCAGCGCGAGCGGACCGGCCACCGCCTGGCGATGAGCGTCCAGATCGCGCACGAACTCCTTGTACTTTCGCCAGTTGATCCGAGCCCGGCTGTCGTCGATGGCGTCGATGCGGCGTGCGATCTCAGCGGCCAGGACCCCAGCTCCCGCCTCCGCCGCCAGCTCCAGCTTGATGCGTCGCTTTATGGCCGGGCCGCTTTCGGAGATTTCCATGAGCAGGGCGGCCAGACGCTCGGGCCCGAGGCGAGTCAGGTTGGCGGCGTTGAGAGCCTTGCGGGCTCCGGCCTTCTTGACCGCCGTCGCCGCCTTTTCCGCGTTGCTCAACCGATTACCCTCGTCCGCATCCCTGTCGCCCGCGCAGATTCGGCTCCGATCCTGATCATGCGTGAGCTTCTACCGGAGCATAGGCTGCGTGGCCAACGACGGTCGGAGCGGTCTTTGCGTCCCGGCGAGGCGTTCCGCCGCAGGGACCAACGTGGTTAAGCTTGCTACATCGCTCGGCGATGTTTCAGCGGGCGCCATTCGTCCTGATCTTACTCGCACTCGCCAGCCTGGCCTTGATGGGCGGCGGCGGACTTCTGGTCGCCAAGGGTGAGGAAATCTGGATGATCGCCGCTGGCGTGGCGACGATCATTGTCGGCCTGATCGCCGGGGTCGTGGCGGTGTTGGGCGCTACTGAAAATATAGTCTAACGCCAGGCCAGACCCTGGCTTTTCAAAGCCGTCGTTCGGGTCAAGTGGCCGACATCGGCGCCTTCAACCTTGCACGACGCGACCACGCCTTCATCGGCGCGGCGCATCG is a window of Caulobacter sp. NIBR2454 DNA encoding:
- the htpX gene encoding zinc metalloprotease HtpX — encoded protein: MRNTLRTFMLLAAMTAIFVVVGYMIGGAAGMLIALALGGAMNLFSYWNADKIVLRMYGAREVDAQDPDPMVRNFVLDTLSMANQAGMPRPKVYLIAQEQPNAFATGRNPQNAAVAATVGLLRLLDRREVRGVMAHELAHVKHRDTLTMTVTATIAGAISALANIAFFFGGDRDRPMGMIGSILLAILAPIAAALVQMAISRGREYEADRGGAEISGDPRALADALSKIDAYARGGMVNETAERNPATGQMFIINPLAGEGADNLFSTHPATRNRVAALMQLEGGAPPRTARTSAPSPAGHRGTSVPVTRKSPWN
- a CDS encoding DUF6880 family protein, which translates into the protein MSNAEKAATAVKKAGARKALNAANLTRLGPERLAALLMEISESGPAIKRRIKLELAAEAGAGVLAAEIARRIDAIDDSRARINWRKYKEFVRDLDAHRQAVAGPLALLDANLALDLIVRLVGLSASLASRIKDTKGELEEVFSEAVTDAAEIAPRAALVDASSLADRLFEIVRYAPPGLSLPLLRATAPALHGQPLVDLRNRLETVSKGRGAPRAWRVGAQILADAQGDVDGFIALFTTSEAVLPPVGAEIARRLLGAGRMEEARKALERSEPDRASAGDPGAMDWTQVQIEVMEALGDAEGAQAARWTSFERDLNPNALRAYLRRLDGFDDVEAEDKAMDLALEHRDVHGALALLVDWPRLDLAARLVAERGDQLAGDKSELLERAARALEGRYPLAATLLLRALIWDVARHADTERYTQAKRWMLEAASLAAALPEDGGYEDHEAFAERVARLRRW